The genomic interval ATGGTCAAGTACGAGAACGGTGCGATCGGACAGTTCGAGGTCAGTTGGTCGTTCCGTGGTGGCATGGATCTGCGTGATGAAATCTCCGGTACCGGCGGAACGATCTGGCTCAACCATTGGCTGCGAACTGGCATGGAGATGTTTTCCGCAGATGGGATGGACGGCTATGTGGCCGAGAAAGCAGAATCGGATCGCGGGTGGCTATTCCCCGTGGGCGATGAAGTCGCTGCGTTGGGCTACACCGATATGTTTGCCGACATGCTCGACTCGCTGGATCATCGCCGCCCTCCGGTGGAAGATTTCTATGACGGCTACATCGTCAACGCAATCGTTGACGCATCCTATCGTTCGATGCAATCCAAACGTTGGGAAACGATCGATCTGCCGATCTGGCGAGGCAGGGAAGATGTCCAGCGCGTGGGCTGCCACCGCGACTTTGATGATCAACATGTCCTGATCAAAGAAGAAACCATGCCCGACGGAAAACGAAAGCTGATCCTGAGAAACAAATCCACTGGCGAAGTCTCACAACGCGTTACCGGATGATTTGCTCAGGCAATCTCACCGGCAACCAAGAATTCATTGATCTTTGCAACGGCCAGTTGCGACCAAATCTCGAATGACGCCGCGTTCAACCCTGCGTCATTGAGTTTCTCCTTAGCGCTCACCCAGACTCGATCGTCCACGATGTTGTCGGCAAAATCCTGTCCTGCCCACGTCAGGGCCAATGTCGACACGCCATAGCGATCTTTCCGTGGCCCCGTGTCGACTCCCGTCATCATGCCGCCCTGAAGCAGCAAAGCGATGTGATACCCGTACACTCCATTGTCGGTATCGTTGATCAGCGTCTGCACTTCACTGGCAGAGGGACGCCCATCGTGATCACGAATCGCAAGCAGAATTTTCCGGATCAAATCCATGTCACGTATCATTCTCTGTGCTCGCTGGCGGTAGTTCTTTGCTTCTTCATCATCCTATCCCAGTGGTAGCGTTAAGCGTTCCATATTGTGTCTGCTTTGTGTTTTTAGTGGCGATCCGTTGCTGGAGGACAGCCAAGGAATGAGGATTGCTAAAAAGAATAACAAGCAGACACAGAAAGATCGCATGCTGGCTCTCCGTTGACCGCGGAGCCGGTCACAGATGGTAGCCGTCGGTCGCGACAGCGCACCGACGGTCAGTGGAACTTCGCCCCGACCGACTTCGCCCCGACCGACCCCAAAGGCGGTCGCAGAGAACTCGTCGCAACACACGGACTGCGAGAAGCCCGATCAGCCCAAGCGGCGGGCGAAGGAAAGCGAGTCTCTTTGAATTCAATGCCGTCCCGGCCGCCGGCTCCGTGGAATGCGATTTCTCAAATTGAGGTTCTGTCGAGACGTTCAGTCTAACTTCACTTGTGCTAAATACACCGATAGCGTTCCTTCGTGATCCGCTTGGTAGCTGACCCACACATCCCCACGATCCGAAGCGAGACCGATTGGCATGAGATTACCACCACTGGGGATCTCCAACAACTCAGTTAGATTACCGGTTGCCGGATCGAGTTCGCACAGTGAAATCCGATTCTTCTGGTCGACGATCCCAACGGAGGCAATAATACGTTTGTCAGGTAGTTGCAATAGATTCGGGTACTTGATCCGAGCGTCAATCTCTTGCCATTTCCACTCAGTAAAAGGAGCCTTAGAAATTCCAAAGTATCCTCCGAGCACGCCATCGTCGACAAAGTTGCCGTCGGTTCGACTCATCAGGCAATAACCCTGATCACCATCGAATAAGAGGGCGGCCTCGTCCGGAAAGAACCCTTGAAACGTCTCTTCGTACAAGCTTTCGAAATGGTGGCGGTTCGTGCTGGAGAAAATATGAATCGTTTGGGCGTTGCCGCAAATACAGCCACTTGCGTAACTGAAAGCAGATTCGCCGTGCCTGACGACACGACTAAATGGGAAATCGTTCTTTCCGATTTGATCCGTTTCACCCCAACTCCGTCCGTTTCCCGTGAACCACGCCATCGTGTTGATGGTGCCACCGTACTCGGGGACTGGCGTCTCGGCGTTGGGATTCGGCACCACACCGGTCGTAGTGACCATCAACTGGTCGTCGGACAAGACTGTGAATCTCGGACGATACAGGCCCCGATTCGGAGTCTGAGATTTCAGTACCGTCTCAGATTTCCACTCGACTCCGTCTGCGGAACGAACAACACGAATGGCGCTGTTCATAGACCCCTGATCGACACTATCATCGTAGGCCAAGTACCAATGATTATTGAATCGGACGAGATCAGTGCCGCACACACGGGGCGGCTGATTCGAAATGACTGTTGAAGACACAATCTGCGCTTTGTCTTCCGCACTGACAAGCGTCGCTGCAGTCAAGATCAGTAGCGATGTGAAGAATGTACTGACGATAATCCGCATTTCGTTTCTCCTCAATTGAATCTAGAACTGCGTGGTAACCGATGTATTCTACCGTCAATGGGAGGACGCTGACGTCTCGATTGTGTGTGAATCACTTGATTTTCCGCTAGTGCATCGTCCAGTCTTAGAACGTGGGTTCGGTAGATGAGCCGTTTTGGCGTTCGCCACGGTTTTCGTGACACAACCGTGGCTAACGCCAAAACGGCTAACCCCAAAATCAAGACCGGATGATGCACTAGGGTGACAGATTGATCGAGCACAGCCGTCACCGTCTTTGACCGTCCTTGCGATCATGGGATCCTTTTGCGGCACTTCTCGCTGATCGCCACCACTGGTTCCCAGGCTCCTGCCTGGGA from Stieleria varia carries:
- a CDS encoding DUF2513 domain-containing protein produces the protein MIRDMDLIRKILLAIRDHDGRPSASEVQTLINDTDNGVYGYHIALLLQGGMMTGVDTGPRKDRYGVSTLALTWAGQDFADNIVDDRVWVSAKEKLNDAGLNAASFEIWSQLAVAKINEFLVAGEIA